CGGTCGCCGAGCGAGCCGCCCAGCAGGATCAGGCTGGCCAGCATCAGCAGGTAGCCGTTGGTGATCCACTGGAGCTGAGCGAGGCTGGCGTCGAGGTCGTGACCCATGGTCTTGAGGGCGACGTTGACCACGGTGCCGTCCAGCATCACCATCCCGGACCCGAGCGTGGTCGCCAGGACCACCCCGCGGCCGGCGGCGGAGGCGTACTGCACACCGGTCTCGCTCATCGGTGGAGGCTACCCCGGGATCCTCGTGCGGAGCTCAGCTGCGCAGGGTGCAGCCGGTGATCCAGGCGATGTCGTCCGCGGTGTCGTCGGGCGTGCCGACCGGGTGGATCACGTGCGAGAGCACCAGCCGGACCACCATGTCCACCGCCGCCTCGATCCGGCGCTCGTCCAGGGCGATCGGGTAGGCACCGATCCGCGCGTGCACGGCCTGGCTGGCGGCCTCGACCAGCGCGTCGTTCCGAGTCGTCAGCAGGGGCAGGAGCTCGGTCTCGGCGCCGTAGGACTGCGAGACCACGGCCTGCAGCAGCGCGTTGGAGCCCGCCAGGACCAGCACGCCGTACGCCGCCTCGCGGATGGCCGCGACCAGGTCGGTCGGTTGCCGGTCGAAGGCGGCGTCGACCACGGCCAGGAACTTGAACAGCTCGGCCAGCACCATCTCCTCGGCGAGCTGTGGCTTGGAGCCCACCTCGTTGTAGACGGTCTGCCGGGAGACCCCGACCCGCTCGGCCAGCTTGCCCATGGTCACCCCGGCCCACCCGACCTCGAGGGTCAGCTCGGCGGCGGCCGCGACCACTCGTTCGTGCATGGAGGTCGGTACGTCGTCTCGTCGAGCCGCAGCGGAGGTCACCCGGTCAGTCTAGGAAGCCGGCCGAGGGTCCCTCGCCCGTACGGGACACGCGGAGCGCGTCGCCGCACCGCCCGGCGACTGGCAGTTGTAGATCCACATTGTCGGCTTCGACCGCTCAGGACGTCACCGCGGGCTCGACGGCGACGAAGTCCACCTTGTCGCGGACCCCGCAGTCCGGGCAGCACCAGGTCTCCGGGATCTCCGACCACGCCGTCCCGGCGGCGAACCCCTCCCGCTCCTCACCGGCCACCACGTCGTAGGTGTACCCGCAGCCGGGGCACCGGTACGTCAACGCGTCGTCGGTGTGGTCTCGACTCCGCTCGACCACCGGCCCGGATGCTGCGCCACCTGCGGACGGTGGCTCGGAGGGGCCGGAGAGGACGTCAAGGGGCTTGGCCGCGGCGGCCGCAACGGCGGTCTCGCCGCGGGGCGCCGCCCGGCCGACGCGCCGCCCCAGTCCCGAAGGCTCCTCCGAGACGCCGGCCGCAACGCCGGCGCCGTACCGCGCCAGGATCTTGTCCCGCTTGCGGGGGCTCAGGTTGGCGCGGGTCAGGTCGCCGTCGAAGTGCCGGAGCACGCGGGGGTCCATCACCCGGCGCCAGACGGCGGGCACGATGGCGAGCACGATCATCCCGGCGTAGCCGGTCGGGAGCACCGGGCTCTCCTGGTAGTCACGCAGCGACTGGTAGCGCCGGGTCGGGTTGGCGTGGTGGTCGCTGTGGCGTTGCAGGTGGTAGAGCAGCACGTTGGTCGCGATGTTGTTGGAGTTCCACGAGTGCGACGGGTCGACCCGCTCGTAGCGCTCGCGCTCGCCGACGCCGACCTTCTGCCGGAGCATGCCGTAGTGCTCCATGTAGTTGACGACCTCGAGCAGCGAGAAGCCGACCACCGCCTGGATCACGAGGTACGGCGTGATGCCGACGCCGAAGAGGGCGATCATCGCTCCCCACAGCACCGCCGACATCAACCAGGCGTTGAGCACGTCGTTCGAGAGCCGCCAGGGGTGCTGCCTGCGGCGCGCGATCCGCTTCTTCTCGAGGTTCCATGCGGAGCGGAGCGAGCCGATGACCGTACGCGGCCAGAACTGGTAGAAGTTCTCCCCCATCCGGGCCGACGCGGGGTCCTCGGGCGTCGCGACGCGGACGTGGTGGCCGCGGTTGTGCTCGATGTAGAAGTGGCCGTAGAAGCTCTGGGCCAGGGCGATCTTGGACAGCCAGCGCTCGTTGGCCTCCTTCTTGTGGCCGAGCTCGTGGGCGGTGTTGATGCCGATGCCGCCGATGCAGCCGATCGAGATGGCGATGCCGACCCGGTCGACCACGGACAGGTCGTAGTGGGTCATCACCCAGAAGG
This genomic window from Nocardioides cynanchi contains:
- a CDS encoding TetR/AcrR family transcriptional regulator encodes the protein MTSAAARRDDVPTSMHERVVAAAAELTLEVGWAGVTMGKLAERVGVSRQTVYNEVGSKPQLAEEMVLAELFKFLAVVDAAFDRQPTDLVAAIREAAYGVLVLAGSNALLQAVVSQSYGAETELLPLLTTRNDALVEAASQAVHARIGAYPIALDERRIEAAVDMVVRLVLSHVIHPVGTPDDTADDIAWITGCTLRS
- a CDS encoding fatty acid desaturase, yielding MPETIAHSTVPEGSTEGWRDRKRYLWLIGLVVPSLAFIAIGMWRVTGWGAWFWIGPIVILGVVPAIDLVAGLDRSNPPDDVIEALEQDRYYRWITYMFLPIQYAGFVGAFWVMTHYDLSVVDRVGIAISIGCIGGIGINTAHELGHKKEANERWLSKIALAQSFYGHFYIEHNRGHHVRVATPEDPASARMGENFYQFWPRTVIGSLRSAWNLEKKRIARRRQHPWRLSNDVLNAWLMSAVLWGAMIALFGVGITPYLVIQAVVGFSLLEVVNYMEHYGMLRQKVGVGERERYERVDPSHSWNSNNIATNVLLYHLQRHSDHHANPTRRYQSLRDYQESPVLPTGYAGMIVLAIVPAVWRRVMDPRVLRHFDGDLTRANLSPRKRDKILARYGAGVAAGVSEEPSGLGRRVGRAAPRGETAVAAAAAKPLDVLSGPSEPPSAGGAASGPVVERSRDHTDDALTYRCPGCGYTYDVVAGEEREGFAAGTAWSEIPETWCCPDCGVRDKVDFVAVEPAVTS